A stretch of Panthera tigris isolate Pti1 chromosome E2, P.tigris_Pti1_mat1.1, whole genome shotgun sequence DNA encodes these proteins:
- the GYS1 gene encoding glycogen [starch] synthase, muscle isoform X2 yields MNSTWRIQCSSRWPGRWPTRVPDPWTSAGACPHALGPTVGGIYTVLQTKAKVTGDEWGDNYYLVGPYTEQGVRTQVELLEPPTPALKRTLDSMNSKGCKVYFGRWLIEGGPLVVLLDVGASAWALERWKGELWDTCNIGVPWYDREANDAVLFGFLTTWFLGEFLAQNEEKPHVVAHFHEWLAGIGLCLCRARRLPVATIFTTHATLLGRYLCAGAVDFYNNLENFNVDKEAGERQIYHRYCMERAAAHCAHIFTTVSQITAIEAQHLLKRKPDIVTPNGLNVKKFSAMHEFQNLHAQSKARIQEFVRGHFYGHLDFNLDKTLYFFIAGRYEFSNKGADVFLEALARLNYLLRVNGSEQTVVAFFIMPARTNNFNVETLKGQAVRKQLWDTANTVKEKFGRKLYESLLVGSLPDMNKMLDKEDFTMMKRAIFATQRQSFPPVCTHNMLDDSSDPILTTIRRIGLFNSSADRVKVIFHPEFLSSTSPLLPVDYEEFVRGCHLGVFPSYYEPWGYTPAECTVMGIPSISTNLSGFGCFMEEHIADPSAYGIYILDRRFRSLDDSCSQLTSFLYSFCQQSRRQRIIQRNRTERLSDLLDWKYLGRYYMSARHMALAKAFPEHFTYEPHEADATQGYRYPRPASVPPSPSLSRHSSPHQSEDEEEPRDGPPDVDGERYDEEEEAAKDRRNIRAPEWPRRASCASSTSGSKRGSVDTAPSSSISTPSEPLSPASSLGEERN; encoded by the exons ATGAATTCGACCTGGAGAATACAGTGCTCTTCGAGGTGGCCTGGGAGGTGGCCAACAAGG GTCCCAGACCCGTGGACCTCGGCTGGGGCCTGCCCTCACGCACTTGGGCCCACAGTGGGCGGCATCTACACGGTGCTACAGACGAAGGCGAAAGTGACAGGGGATGAATGGGGTGACAACTACTACCTGGTGGGACCGTACACGGAGCAGGGCGTGAGGACCCAGGTGGAACTGCTCgagcccccaaccccagccctgaAGAGGACGTTGGACTCCATGAACAGCAAGGGCTGCAAG GTGTATTTCGGACGCTGGCTGATCGAGGGGGGCCCCCTGGTGGTGCTCCTGGACGTGGGGGCCTCAGCCTGGGCCCTGGAGCGCTGGAAGGGGGAGCTCTGGGACACCTGCAACATCGGGGTGCCTTGGTACGACCGTGAGGCCAACGACGCCGTCCTTTTTGGCTTCCTCACCACCTGGTTCCTGGGTGAG TTCCTGGCCCAGAACGAGGAGAAGCCACACGTGGTTGCACACTTCCACGAGTGGTTGGCGGGCATTGGCCTCTGCCTGTGCCGGGCCCGGCGGCTGCCCGTGGCCACAATCTTCACCACCCACGCCACACTGCTGGGACGCTACCTGTGTGCCGGTGCCGTGGACTTCTATAACAACCTGGAGAAT tTCAATGTGGAcaaggaagcaggggagaggcaaatcTATCACCGCTACTGCATGGAGCGGGCAGCGGCCCACTGCGCTCACATCTTTACTACTGTGTCCCAGATTACTGCCATCGAGGCTCAGCACCTGCTCAAGAGGAAACCAG ATATCGTGACCCCCAATGGACTGAATGTGAAGAAGTTCTCTGCCATGCATGAGTTCCAGAACCTCCATGCTCAGAGCAAGGCTCGAATCCAGGAGTTTGTGCGGGGCCATTTTTATGG GCACCTGGACTTCAACTTGGACAAGACCTTGTATTTCTTTATCGCCGGCCGCTACGAGTTCTCTAACAAGGGGGCCGATGTCTTCCTAGAGGCCTTGGCCCGGCTCAACTATCTACTCAGA GTGAACGGCAGTGAGCAGACAGTGGTCGCCTTCTTCATCATGCCGGCTCGGACCAACAATTTCAACGTGGAAACCCTCAAAGGCCAAGCTGTGCGCAAGCAGCTTTG GGATACGGCCAACACCGTGAAAGAGAAGTTCGGAAGGAAGCTTTACGAGTCCTTGCTGGT GGGGAGCCTCCCGGACATGAACAAGATGCTGGACAAGGAGGACTTCACTATGATGAAGAGAGCTATCTTTGCCACGCAG CGACAGTCTTTCCCCCCTGTGTGCACCCACAATATGCTGGACGACTCCTCGGATCCTATCCTGACCACCATCCGTCGAATCGGACTCTTCAATAGTAGTGCTGACAGGGTCAAG GTGATTTTCCACCCAGAGTTCCTCTCCTCCACGAGCCCCCTGCTCCCCGTGGATTATGAGGAATTTGTCCGTGGCTGCCACCTTGGGGTCTTCCCCTCCTACTATGAGCCTTGGGGCTACACGCCGG CTGAGTGCACGGTTATGGGCATCCCCAGTATCTCCACCAACCTCTCCGGCTTCGGCTGCTTCATGGAGGAACACATTGCAGACCCCTCAGCCTACG GCATCTACATTCTGGACCGGCGGTTCCGCAGCCTGGATGATTCCTGCTCGCAGCTCACCTCCTTCCTCTACAGCTTCTGCCAGCAGAGCCGGCGGCAGCGCATCATCCAGAGAAACCGCACGGAGCGCCTCTCAGACCTTCTAGACTGGAAATACCTGGGCCGG TACTATATGTCCGCGCGCCACATGGCGCTGGCCAAGGCCTTTCCAGAACACTTCACCTATGAGCCCCACGAGGCTGACGCG ACCCAGGGCTACCGCTACCCTCGGCCGGCCTCCGTGCCGCCATCGCCCTCGCTGTCGCGACACTCAAGCCCTCACCAGAGCGAGGACGAGGAGGAGCCACGGGACGGGCCGCCCGACGTAGACGGGGAGCGCTAcgatgaggaagaggaggccgCCAAGGACCGGCGCAACATCCGCGCCCCCGAGTGGCCGCGCCGCGCCTCCTGCGCCTCTTCCACCAGCGGGAGCAAGCGCGGCTCCGTGGACACAGCGCCCTCCAGCTCAATCAGCACTCCCAGCGAGCCCCTCAGCCCCGCCAGCTCCCTGGGCGAGGAGCGCAACTAA
- the GYS1 gene encoding glycogen [starch] synthase, muscle isoform X1 produces the protein MPLSRTLSMSSLPGLEDWEDEFDLENTVLFEVAWEVANKVGGIYTVLQTKAKVTGDEWGDNYYLVGPYTEQGVRTQVELLEPPTPALKRTLDSMNSKGCKVYFGRWLIEGGPLVVLLDVGASAWALERWKGELWDTCNIGVPWYDREANDAVLFGFLTTWFLGEFLAQNEEKPHVVAHFHEWLAGIGLCLCRARRLPVATIFTTHATLLGRYLCAGAVDFYNNLENFNVDKEAGERQIYHRYCMERAAAHCAHIFTTVSQITAIEAQHLLKRKPDIVTPNGLNVKKFSAMHEFQNLHAQSKARIQEFVRGHFYGHLDFNLDKTLYFFIAGRYEFSNKGADVFLEALARLNYLLRVNGSEQTVVAFFIMPARTNNFNVETLKGQAVRKQLWDTANTVKEKFGRKLYESLLVGSLPDMNKMLDKEDFTMMKRAIFATQRQSFPPVCTHNMLDDSSDPILTTIRRIGLFNSSADRVKVIFHPEFLSSTSPLLPVDYEEFVRGCHLGVFPSYYEPWGYTPAECTVMGIPSISTNLSGFGCFMEEHIADPSAYGIYILDRRFRSLDDSCSQLTSFLYSFCQQSRRQRIIQRNRTERLSDLLDWKYLGRYYMSARHMALAKAFPEHFTYEPHEADATQGYRYPRPASVPPSPSLSRHSSPHQSEDEEEPRDGPPDVDGERYDEEEEAAKDRRNIRAPEWPRRASCASSTSGSKRGSVDTAPSSSISTPSEPLSPASSLGEERN, from the exons ATGCCTCTAAGCCGCACTTTGTCCATGTCCTCACTGCCAGGACTGGAGGATTGGGAGGATGAATTCGACCTGGAGAATACAGTGCTCTTCGAGGTGGCCTGGGAGGTGGCCAACAAGG TGGGCGGCATCTACACGGTGCTACAGACGAAGGCGAAAGTGACAGGGGATGAATGGGGTGACAACTACTACCTGGTGGGACCGTACACGGAGCAGGGCGTGAGGACCCAGGTGGAACTGCTCgagcccccaaccccagccctgaAGAGGACGTTGGACTCCATGAACAGCAAGGGCTGCAAG GTGTATTTCGGACGCTGGCTGATCGAGGGGGGCCCCCTGGTGGTGCTCCTGGACGTGGGGGCCTCAGCCTGGGCCCTGGAGCGCTGGAAGGGGGAGCTCTGGGACACCTGCAACATCGGGGTGCCTTGGTACGACCGTGAGGCCAACGACGCCGTCCTTTTTGGCTTCCTCACCACCTGGTTCCTGGGTGAG TTCCTGGCCCAGAACGAGGAGAAGCCACACGTGGTTGCACACTTCCACGAGTGGTTGGCGGGCATTGGCCTCTGCCTGTGCCGGGCCCGGCGGCTGCCCGTGGCCACAATCTTCACCACCCACGCCACACTGCTGGGACGCTACCTGTGTGCCGGTGCCGTGGACTTCTATAACAACCTGGAGAAT tTCAATGTGGAcaaggaagcaggggagaggcaaatcTATCACCGCTACTGCATGGAGCGGGCAGCGGCCCACTGCGCTCACATCTTTACTACTGTGTCCCAGATTACTGCCATCGAGGCTCAGCACCTGCTCAAGAGGAAACCAG ATATCGTGACCCCCAATGGACTGAATGTGAAGAAGTTCTCTGCCATGCATGAGTTCCAGAACCTCCATGCTCAGAGCAAGGCTCGAATCCAGGAGTTTGTGCGGGGCCATTTTTATGG GCACCTGGACTTCAACTTGGACAAGACCTTGTATTTCTTTATCGCCGGCCGCTACGAGTTCTCTAACAAGGGGGCCGATGTCTTCCTAGAGGCCTTGGCCCGGCTCAACTATCTACTCAGA GTGAACGGCAGTGAGCAGACAGTGGTCGCCTTCTTCATCATGCCGGCTCGGACCAACAATTTCAACGTGGAAACCCTCAAAGGCCAAGCTGTGCGCAAGCAGCTTTG GGATACGGCCAACACCGTGAAAGAGAAGTTCGGAAGGAAGCTTTACGAGTCCTTGCTGGT GGGGAGCCTCCCGGACATGAACAAGATGCTGGACAAGGAGGACTTCACTATGATGAAGAGAGCTATCTTTGCCACGCAG CGACAGTCTTTCCCCCCTGTGTGCACCCACAATATGCTGGACGACTCCTCGGATCCTATCCTGACCACCATCCGTCGAATCGGACTCTTCAATAGTAGTGCTGACAGGGTCAAG GTGATTTTCCACCCAGAGTTCCTCTCCTCCACGAGCCCCCTGCTCCCCGTGGATTATGAGGAATTTGTCCGTGGCTGCCACCTTGGGGTCTTCCCCTCCTACTATGAGCCTTGGGGCTACACGCCGG CTGAGTGCACGGTTATGGGCATCCCCAGTATCTCCACCAACCTCTCCGGCTTCGGCTGCTTCATGGAGGAACACATTGCAGACCCCTCAGCCTACG GCATCTACATTCTGGACCGGCGGTTCCGCAGCCTGGATGATTCCTGCTCGCAGCTCACCTCCTTCCTCTACAGCTTCTGCCAGCAGAGCCGGCGGCAGCGCATCATCCAGAGAAACCGCACGGAGCGCCTCTCAGACCTTCTAGACTGGAAATACCTGGGCCGG TACTATATGTCCGCGCGCCACATGGCGCTGGCCAAGGCCTTTCCAGAACACTTCACCTATGAGCCCCACGAGGCTGACGCG ACCCAGGGCTACCGCTACCCTCGGCCGGCCTCCGTGCCGCCATCGCCCTCGCTGTCGCGACACTCAAGCCCTCACCAGAGCGAGGACGAGGAGGAGCCACGGGACGGGCCGCCCGACGTAGACGGGGAGCGCTAcgatgaggaagaggaggccgCCAAGGACCGGCGCAACATCCGCGCCCCCGAGTGGCCGCGCCGCGCCTCCTGCGCCTCTTCCACCAGCGGGAGCAAGCGCGGCTCCGTGGACACAGCGCCCTCCAGCTCAATCAGCACTCCCAGCGAGCCCCTCAGCCCCGCCAGCTCCCTGGGCGAGGAGCGCAACTAA
- the BAX gene encoding apoptosis regulator BAX isoform X2, with product MDGSGEQPRGGGPTSSEQIMKTGALLLQGFIQDRAGRMGGETPELALEQVPQDASTKKLSECLKRIGDELDSNMELQRMIAAVDTDSPREVFFRVAAEMFSDGNFNWGRVVALFYFASKLVLKALCTKVPELIRTIMGWTLDFLRERLLGWIQDQGGWDGLLSYFGTPTWQTVTIFVAGVLTASLTIWKKMG from the exons ATGGACGGGTCCGGGGAGCAGCCCAGAGGCGGGG ggccCACCAGCTCTGAGCAGATCATGAAGACAGGGGCCCTTTTGCTTCAGGG tttcatccaagATCGGGCAGGGCGAATGGGGGGAGAGACACCCGAGCTGGCCCTGgagcaggtgccccaggatgcgTCCACCAAGAAGCTGAGCGAGTGTCTCAAGCGCATCGGAGatgaactggacagtaacatggaATTGCAGAG GATGATCGCAGCTGTGGACACAGACTCCCCCCGCGAGGTCTTTTTCCGAGTGGCAGCGGAGATGTTTTCCGATGGCAACTTCAACTGGGGCCGGGTCGTTGCCCTCTTCTACTTTGCCAGCAAACTGGTGCTCAAG GCCCTGTGTACCAAGGTGCCCGAGCTGATCCGGACCATCATGGGCTGGACACTGGACTTCCTTCGAGAGCGGCTGCTGGGCTGGATCCAGGACCAGGGTGGTTGG GACGGCCTCCTCTCCTACTTTGGGACACCCACGTGGCAGACAGTGACCATCTTTGTGGCCGGAGTGCTGACTGCGTCACTCACCATCTGGAAAAAGATGGGCTGA
- the FTL gene encoding ferritin light chain — MSSQIRQNYSTEVEAAVNRLVNMHLRASYTYLSLGFYFDRDDVALEGVGHFFRELAEEKREGAERLLKMQNQRGGRALFLDVQKPSQDEWGKTLDAMEAALLLEKNLNQGLLDLHALGSARADPHLCDFLENHFLDEEVKLIKKMGDHLTNLRRLSGPQAELGEYLFERLTLKHD, encoded by the exons ATGAGCTCCCAGATTCGTCAGAATTATTCCACCGAGGTGGAGGCCGCCGTCAACCGCCTGGTCAACATGCATCTGCGGGCCTCCTACACCTACCTCTCTCTG GGCTTCTATTTCGACCGTGACGATGTGGCTCTGGAGGGCGTGGGCCACTTCTTCCGCGAGTTGGCTGAGGAGAAGCGGGAGGGCGCCGAGCGCCTCTTGAAGATGCAAAACCAGCGCGGCGGCCGCGCCCTCTTCCTGGACGTGCAG AAGCCGTCCCAAGATGAGTGGGGTAAAACCCTGGACGCCATGGAAGCCGCCCTGCTTCTGGAGAAGAACTTGAACCAGGGCCTTTTGGATCTGCATGCCCTGGGTTCCGCCCGCGCAGACCCCCAT ctctgtgacttcctgGAGAATCACTTTCTAGATGAGGAGGTGAAACTCATTAAGAAGATGGGCGACCATCTGACTAATCTCCGCAGGCTGTCCGGCCCCCAGGCCGAGCTGGGCGAGTATCTCTTCGAAAGACTCACCCTCAAGCACGACTAG
- the BAX gene encoding apoptosis regulator BAX isoform X1 translates to MSHPSSLNPLGPKSPGTSSLLSPLGPTSSEQIMKTGALLLQGFIQDRAGRMGGETPELALEQVPQDASTKKLSECLKRIGDELDSNMELQRMIAAVDTDSPREVFFRVAAEMFSDGNFNWGRVVALFYFASKLVLKALCTKVPELIRTIMGWTLDFLRERLLGWIQDQGGWDGLLSYFGTPTWQTVTIFVAGVLTASLTIWKKMG, encoded by the exons ATGAGCCACCCTAGTTCCCTGAATCCCCTAGGACCCAAGAGTCCAGGCAcgtcttccctcctttctcctctagggccCACCAGCTCTGAGCAGATCATGAAGACAGGGGCCCTTTTGCTTCAGGG tttcatccaagATCGGGCAGGGCGAATGGGGGGAGAGACACCCGAGCTGGCCCTGgagcaggtgccccaggatgcgTCCACCAAGAAGCTGAGCGAGTGTCTCAAGCGCATCGGAGatgaactggacagtaacatggaATTGCAGAG GATGATCGCAGCTGTGGACACAGACTCCCCCCGCGAGGTCTTTTTCCGAGTGGCAGCGGAGATGTTTTCCGATGGCAACTTCAACTGGGGCCGGGTCGTTGCCCTCTTCTACTTTGCCAGCAAACTGGTGCTCAAG GCCCTGTGTACCAAGGTGCCCGAGCTGATCCGGACCATCATGGGCTGGACACTGGACTTCCTTCGAGAGCGGCTGCTGGGCTGGATCCAGGACCAGGGTGGTTGG GACGGCCTCCTCTCCTACTTTGGGACACCCACGTGGCAGACAGTGACCATCTTTGTGGCCGGAGTGCTGACTGCGTCACTCACCATCTGGAAAAAGATGGGCTGA
- the BAX gene encoding apoptosis regulator BAX isoform X3 — translation MGGETPELALEQVPQDASTKKLSECLKRIGDELDSNMELQRMIAAVDTDSPREVFFRVAAEMFSDGNFNWGRVVALFYFASKLVLKALCTKVPELIRTIMGWTLDFLRERLLGWIQDQGGWDGLLSYFGTPTWQTVTIFVAGVLTASLTIWKKMG, via the exons ATGGGGGGAGAGACACCCGAGCTGGCCCTGgagcaggtgccccaggatgcgTCCACCAAGAAGCTGAGCGAGTGTCTCAAGCGCATCGGAGatgaactggacagtaacatggaATTGCAGAG GATGATCGCAGCTGTGGACACAGACTCCCCCCGCGAGGTCTTTTTCCGAGTGGCAGCGGAGATGTTTTCCGATGGCAACTTCAACTGGGGCCGGGTCGTTGCCCTCTTCTACTTTGCCAGCAAACTGGTGCTCAAG GCCCTGTGTACCAAGGTGCCCGAGCTGATCCGGACCATCATGGGCTGGACACTGGACTTCCTTCGAGAGCGGCTGCTGGGCTGGATCCAGGACCAGGGTGGTTGG GACGGCCTCCTCTCCTACTTTGGGACACCCACGTGGCAGACAGTGACCATCTTTGTGGCCGGAGTGCTGACTGCGTCACTCACCATCTGGAAAAAGATGGGCTGA